Genomic window (Tardiphaga sp. vice304):
TCAATCCGCTGTTCGTTCCGGTCACCACCATCCCCGGCATCGGCCCGAAGATGGACAAGCTGCTGCGCTTTTTGCTGGGCCGCGACGAGACCCCGCGGATCGCCGACCTGTTGCTGCATCTGCCGGTCAGCGTGATCGACCGCCGCGCCCGGCCCAAGATCCGCGACGCCGAGATCGGCAAGATGGTGACGCTGGAAGTGACCGTCGACCGCCATCGCCCGGCGCCCGCCGGCCGCGCCCGCGTGCCGCATCTGGTCTATGCCTCCGACGACACCGGCGACGTGGTCATCACCTATTTCCGCGCCTATCCCGGACAGGTCGAGAAGATCCTGCCGGTCGGCGAGAAGCGCTTCGTCTCGGGCACCACGCAATTGTTCGACGGCGTCCTGCAGATCACCCATCCCGACCGCGTCATCGACGAGGAAGGCTTTGCGAAACTCAGCGGCATCGATCCGGTCTATCCGCTGACGCAGGGGCTGGCGATCGGCGCCCTGCGCAAGGCGGTCGGGCTGGCGCTGACCAAGCTGCCGGAGCTGCCGGAATGGATCAGCCCGGAAGTGCTGCGCCGCTGCAGTTTCCCGTCGCTGTGGGAGGCGCTGCATCGCGTTCATGTGCCCAATGAGATGACCGACGTCCTGCCGGAGGGTCCGTTCTGGTCGCGCCTTGCCTTCGACGAGTTGCTCGCCGGGCAACTGGCGCTGGCGCTGGTTCGCGCGCAGGTGCGCCGTCCGGCCGGCGACCGCAATGCCGGCGACGGCCATCTGCGGCACAAGATTATCGACGCCCTGCCGTATGCGCTCACCAAGTCGCAGCAGGAGGCGTCCGCCGCGATCGCGGAGGACCTGACCAAGCCGATGCGGATGCTGCGGCTGCTGCAGGGCGACGTCGGCTCCGGCAAGACCGTGGTGGCGCTGCTCGCCGCCGCCGCCGTCGCCGAGGTCGGCAAGCAGACCGCCCTGATGGCGCCGACCGAGATTCTCGCGCGCCAGCACATCAAGACGATCACGCCCTTGGCCGAACGCGCCGGCATGCGCGTCGCGATCCTGACCGGCCGCGAGAAGGGCCGCGAGCGCAAGGACATTCTCGCTCGCTTGGCCGCAGGCGAGATCGACATGCTGGTCGGCACGCATGCACTGATCCAGGACGACGTGATCTACAAATCGCTGGCGCTGGCGGTGGTCGACGAGCAGCACCGGTTCGGCGTCCGCGAGCGGCTGACGCTGACCAACAAGGGCAGCGCCGTCGACGTGCTGGTGCTGTCGGCCACGCCAATTCCGCGAACACTCGTGTTGACGTATTTCGGCGACATGGACGTCTCGGAGCTGCGCGAAAAGCCTGCCGGCCGGCAGCCGATCGAGACCCGCACGATGTCGAGCAGCCGGCTGAAGGAAGTGATCGACGGCGTCGGCCGCCAGATCGCCGCCGGGAAGCTGGTGTACTGGATCGTGCCGCTGGTCGAGGAGTCCGAAATGGACGGCCCGAAGCTCACCAATGCCGAGGAGCGCTTCGACAGCCTGCAGCAATTGTTCGGCGACAAGGTGGGCCTCGTGCACGGCCGCATGCGCGGCGCTGACAAGGACGCGGCGATGGCGCGCTTTGCCGCCGGCGAGACGCAGGTCCTGGTCGCCACCACCGTGGTCGAGGTCGGCGTCGACGTGCCGGCGGCCACCATCATGATCATCGAGAACGCTGAACGCTTCGGCCTGTCGCAGCTGCACCAGCTACGCGGCCGCATCGGCCGCGGCTCGGAAGCCTCGAACTGCCTGCTGATGTTCCGCGAGCCGCTCGGCGAGATCGCCGCCAAGCGGCTCAAGGTGATCAAGGACACCACCGACGGCTTCCGCATCGCCGAAGAGGATCTGAAACTGCGCGGCGAAGGCGACGTGCTCGGCACAAGGCAGAGCGGCATGCCGGGCTTCCGCATCGCGCGCCCCGAGGTGCACGCGCAACTGGTGACACAGGCCCGCGACGAGGCGTTGCGCATCCTGCAGGACGATCCGAAACTGAAAGGCGAGCGCGGCGAGGCGCTGCGGTGCCTGCTGTATCTCTACGAGCGCGACGAAGCGCTGCCGCTGATCGGCGCGGGATAGAAGGCGGAATTGATCGATCCGTAATGTTCGCGCAATGTTAGGCAGGCAGTTTCCGAACAATATCGAGAAGGAACCTTGGCTGTGCGCGTTCTCCTGGTGGAGGATGAACCCGAAATGGCGGCAGCACTGGCGACAGCCCTCCGGGATCACGACATGGTCGTCGATCTGGTCGCCGACCTCGGTCTCGCCGAGGAAGCGCTGCGCATTGCCACCTACAGTGCGGTCCTGCTCGACCGCCAACTACCGGATGGCGACGGGCTCAAGCTGATTCCAAAACTTCGCGCATCGGGATTGCAGACCCCTATCATCGTACTTACAGCGCGAGGCGAGATTGCCGACCGCGTCGCCGGGCTTGACGGTGGCGCTGACGATTACCTGAGCAAGCCTTTTGCAATCGCAGAGTTGCTGGCGCGCCTACGGGCGGTGCTGCGCCGACCGGGCGATCTACCCGACGAAACTCTCAAACTGGGTCGTCTCGCCTATGACGGCGCCCATCGGCAGGCCAGCGTCGCCGGGGTCGCCCTGAACTTGCCGCGCCGGGAGCTGTTGGTGCTTGAAGCGCTACTGCGTCGCGCCGGCCGGACCGTCGCCCGTTCAGTGCTCGATGACGCGGTCTACGGCTTTGATGACGAGATCCAGTCGAACGCGCTTGATACTCATGTTTCGCGGCTGCGGCGCAAGCTTGCCGATGCCGACGCCGGCATCGAGATTCACGCGATCCGCGGCATCGGCTACCTGATCAACAGCCAGTCATGACCACGCTGACGCGGAATTCGCTGCGCTGGGTGCTGGTCCGCCGCCTGATCGTGCTGCAGGCGACCGTGCTCGCGATCTTGGTAGCCGTCGTGTTCGCCGCGTTGTGGGCCGGCGGCTATCTGGTTGCACCGGAGCCGGAAGATCGGACGCTCGACGCGATCAGCGACGCGATTGCGCGCGATACCTCGGGCGGCATCGTGATCCGCGAGACCCCGGCTTTGTCAAATCTTTACGCGGAAAGTCCGGATCTCTGGTTTCAGGTCCGGGACCGCAGCGGTCATGTCGCATCGGTAGGCAAGATACCTGCAGAATTTGCGCGGATTGGTGGCGCTCTCGACGAGATCGGACAGGCGCGTCTCGGCTGGACCGTCGGCGACGCGCCGCGCGCCCCGGCGCGCATGCGTTGGCTGGAAACCCCGGCCGGCGCGGTCCAGATTCTGACCGGCTCGGGCGCGACATTGCCCTGGCAATGGCTGGCCACCGCGGTCGTCAAAGTGCTGGCCAGCGTCATCTTGCCGATCGGGGCCATGATGGCGGTGACGACGCTGCTGGCGACGCCGATCGTGGTGCGACGCGCGCTGGACGGGCTGCGCCAAACCGCGGCGGAAGCTGTCCGCATCGACATCGACCGGCGCGCCACCCGACTTTCGCTCGATCAGGTGCCGCAAGAAATTGCTCCCTTGGTCCGGGCGGTCAACGACGCGCTGGCGCGTCTCGATGATGGTGTCGAGCGCCGCCAGCGTTTCCTGGCCAATGCGGCGCATGAAGTCCGGACGCCGATCGCCATTTTGCAGACCCGCATCGAAACCCTCGCGCCGGGGCCGCAGACCACGCGTTTGCTCGAAGACGTGAAGCGCCTCTCGGTGCTGGCCGATCAACTGCTTGACGTCGAGCGACTGGAGCAGACGGCAGCCTCGCACGCCATCGTCGATCTGGTCGGTATCGCGCGTCATGTGACCGCCGACCTCGCCCCGCTGGCCATCGGGGCCGGCTACGAGATCGCGTTCGAGACCACGGTCCCCCACGCCAAGATGCTCGGCGATGAAGGCGCCCTGCAGCGAGCGATCGCCAACCTCATCCAAAATGCGATCCAGTACGGCGGCCGCAGCGGCAGGATCGTGGTTCGCGTAACGCCGTCGAGCATATCGGTGACCGACAGCGGTGCTGGCATTGCGCCGGCCGATCGCGAGCGCGTATTCGAGCCCTTCTATCGCTCCAGTGCGGCGACACGCGGAGCGGGGCTGGGACTCAACCTGGTTCGGGAAATTGCTCGGTTGCACGACGGCCGGGTGGTGATCGACGACGGCGACGAGGGCGGCGCCTGCGTGACGATTTCGTTCGGCCAGCGAAGGCCGCACCTCTAAGAACGTCCGGTCATGACGGCGCGCGACATGCTCTGATCCTGCGGCATGTAATGTTCACACAATCTCCAACCTGCATACCGGCTGCGACACCGACGATCGTCGGTGACGTCACATTGCAATGGACCGTCTTCATGACCGCACGCAGCCTCCTCCTGTTTTTACGGACACTCGCCCTGTCACCTCGAATGGTTGGCGCAATCGCTCCGTCAGGGACCGGCTTGGCCAAGATGATGACACAGGAAATCAACGCCGCGACCGGACCGGTCCTCGAACTCGGGCCGGGAACGGGCGTCTTCACCAAAGCATTGCTGGCGCGTGGCGTCAGTGAGCGGGATCTCACGCTCATCGAATATGGATCCGACTTCATACGGACGCTGCAGTTGCGGTTTCCCGCCGCGCGTGTCCTCTGGATGGACGCCGCCTGGATCAATTCTCACAAGGTATTCGAGAACAACAGCTTTGGCGCCGTCGTCAGCGGCCTGCCGTTGCTCAACATCACGCCGACCAAGGTCGAGGCAATCCTGCGCGGCGTCTTCAGTAGCCTGAAAGAAGATGGCGTGATGTACCAGTTCACCTATGGCGTGAGCAGTCCCGTCCATCATGAACTTCTCGAACGGCTCGGACTGCACGCCTCCTGCGTTGGACGCGTCTTGCTGAACGTCCCGCCTGCCTCAGTTTACCGCATCGTACGCCGCGCGCCGAACGCCGGAGTGACGCCATGAACTTCGCTGCTGCGCACCTGCCGGATGCGCTCGTCGCTTGCATCGGCGCGGGACCGCTTGGCATCGGCTTGATCGGCCTGGCTGAAAAGCTGTGCCCGGTCGTGCCGTCCTATCTGCTCTTTGTCGTCACCGGCGTTGTCCTCGCTGCCGGCAATGGCAATCCGGTGCTCGCGCTACTCGCGGCCGCCGTGGGCTCAACGGCCGGCTCGCTATGCTGGTACGGCGCCGGACGTAAATTAGGCGAAACGCGAAGCAACGCCCTTGTTTCGCGTTTCGGACCCTGGATCCATCTTTCGCCAACGCGCTATCAATTTGCGGTCAATGCGTTTCACCGCAACCTGCTGACGATCTCGACCATCGGCCAGACCATCCCGGCCATGCGGGTCTTTCTCGCGGTTCCAGCGGGCGCAATCGGGGTGTCAATCAGCCGTTTCCTGATTGGTACCTTCATCGGCAGCGTAATCTGGACAGCGCCGCTCATCATCATGGGCTATTTCATCGGTACCAGCCGCGCTGACCCGGCGTCGGACGCCCTGCTGCTGATCGTCGTGCTTATCGCCCTCGAAGTCCTGGCGGTGACGATCTGGCGCCGATGGCGGCGGCGCAGGTAGGGACCGGCCCGCAGGGGCGACTACTCGACCTTCGCCGGCTCCTGCGCCACGGCGCCGGTGTTCGCCACGCGCGCGGCATTTGCCATCTCGGCCAGCGCCGCGATCTTCTTCTGCGGGTCGGAGCCAGGCTGCACCACGCCGGCCGACATGATCAGGGTCGCGGCATCCTCGGCGGACATGTCGATGTCGATGATCTTGCTCTTCGGCACGTAGAAGAAAAAGCCGGTAGTCGGGTTCGGCGCACACGGCAGGAACACCGAGATGTATTCGTCCTGGCCCGGCAGGCTGTTGCTGATCTCGACGCTGGGGGGCTGCGAGATCAGCACGATCGACCACATCCCCGGCGACGGGAATTCGACCAGACCGACCTTGCGGAAGCTCGAGCCGGAACCCGAGAACAGCGTCTCGAATACCTGCTTCAGCCCGCGATAGATCGCGCGCACCACCGGCATGCGGCCGAGCAGTTTTTCGCCGAGATCGACCAGCGTGCGGCCGATCAAATTGGCGGTGAGGAAGCCCAGCAGCGTCAGCGCCACGAAGGCGACGATCAGGCCGGAGCCGGGGATGTTGTAGGGCAGATACTGTTCCGGCCGATAGGCCTCGGGCACGAATGGCCGCACCAGGCCATCGACCCAGGTCACGAACCACCAGGTCAGGTAGAAGGTGATGGCGACCGGGCCGGCGACGATCAGGCCGGTGAGAAAGTAGGTGCGGATGCGGCCCATGAAGCCGCGCGGCGTCTCGGGCACGGGATCACCGACGGGCATCGTCGGCGGCAGGTCGTTGCGGTCCATCAGCGTTCCAAATCCAGGGGCGCGGCGCGCATGGTGGCGCCGTTCGCGTTCGCCGACATCCTAGCAGCTTTTCGCCGCTGCGGTGCAAAGTTGCCGCGCGGCAAAGAGCCGTTGACGGCCGGGATTTCCCGGCGTCCCGCAGATGCGCCCTATTCCACCGTGACCGATTTTGCCAGATTACGCGGCTGGTCGACGTCGGTGCCCATGATGACGGCCGTGTGATAGGCCAGGAGCTGCACCGGAATGGCATAGACCATCGGCGTGAAGGTCGACGCCATGTCGGGCATGACGATGGTCACCAGCGACTCGACTGTGGCCTCCTCCGCGCCCTTGGCGTCGGTCATCAGGATGATCCGGCCGCCGCGCGCCGCGACTTCCTGCATGTTTGACACGGTCTTCTCGAACACCCGGTCGAACGGCGCGATCACCACCACCGGCATGTTCTCGTCGATCAGCGCGATCGGCCCATGCTTGAGCTCGCCGGCGGCATAGCCCTCGGCATGGATGTAGGAAATTTCCTTCAGCTTCAGCGCGCCTTCCAGCGCCAGCGGGTAGCTCGTGCCGCGGCCGAGATAGAGCACGTCCTGGCATTTGGCGATGTCGCGGGCGAGCTTCTCGATCAAGGGCTCGGTGGTCAGCGCCTCGGCCATCAGGCGCGGAATCTCGACCAGGCCATGCACCAGCTTGGCTTCGTCCGCATCCGAGAGTTCGCCGCGCGCCTTGCCGGCAGCGACCGCGAGCGCGGCCAGCACCATCAGCTGGCAGGTGAACGCCTTGGTCGAGGCGACGCCGATTTCCGGGCCAGCCAGCGTCGGCATCACCGTCTCGCTCTCGCGCGCAATGGTCGAGGTCGACACATTGACCACCGACAGCGTGTGCATGCCCTGTTCCTTGGCATAGCGCAGAGCTGCGAGCGTGTCGGCGGTCTCGCCGGATTGCGAGATGAAGATCGCCAGATCGCCCTTGCGCACCGGCGCTTCGCGGTAGCGGAATTCGGAGGCGACATCGAGCTCGACCGGCACGCGGCCGAGCCGCTCGAACCAGTATTTGGCGACGTAGCCGGCGTAGCTCGCCGTACCGCAGGCGGTGATCGAGATGCGCTGGATGTCCTTGAAGTCGAACGGCAGCTTGACCGGCAGCGAGACGCGCTCGCTGGCCATGTCGACATAGCGCGCCAGCGTGTGGCCGACGACTTCCGGCTGCTCGTGGATTTCCTTGGCCATGAAGTGGCGGTAGTTCGCCTTGTCGACCATGAAGCTTGAGGCGCCCGACTTCAGGATCTCGCGCTTGACGACCTTGCCGTGCTCGTCGTGCACCACCGCGCCCTTGCGGTTCAGGACCACCCAGTCGCCATCCTCGAGATAGCTGATGTCATCGGTAAAAGGCGCCAGCGCGATGGCGTCGGAGCCGAGATACATCTCGCCGTCGCCATAGCCGATCGCGAGCGGCGATCCCTTGCGGGCGCCGATCATCAGGTTCGGGTGCCCCTCGAAGATGAAGGCCAGCGCGAAGGCACCGCGCAGCAGCGGCAGCGCCTGCTTGACGGCTTCCTGCGGCGAGGCGTCGTTCATGACGAAGGAATTGACCAGATGGGCGACCACCTCGGTATCGGTCTCGCTGGCGAACACCGCGCCCTTGGCTTCGAGCTGCATCCGCAACTCACGAAAATTCTCGATGATGCCGTTATGCACGACGGCGACGCCGCCCGCGGCATGGGGATGGGCGTTGGCAACGGTCGGCTTGCCGTGCGTGGCCCAGCGGGTATGTCCGATGCCGATATGGCCGGTCAGCGGCGACTGGGCGAGCGTGGCTTCGAGGTTCTTCAATTTGCCTTCGGCGCGGCGGCGCTCGAGATGATCGCCCTCCAGCGTCGCCACGCCAGCGGAATCATAGCCGCGATATTCCAGCCGCTTCAGCGAATCCACGATCTGGTCCGCTACGGGACCGCGTCCCAAAATTCCGACAATGCCGCACATGCGGGTACATCTCTCCGAGGTATTAAAGTGCCAGAAGACTCCGGCCTCTCTTAGCGAGAAACGCCAAGGTCTTGTTACTCAATTATTATTGCCGATTGAGACAGATTTCGGCGGATCTGCCCCGGATTTTGCGCGGCGGGTTTAACAGCTCATTAACGGCTTTGGCGGAGCTTCTCCATACCGGAGGTAGCGCCATGAGAGATCCTCGCGAACCCAGGTCGCCGTCCCAGAGCCGGCTGGCGCATTGGCCGCCGCCGGTGCGCAGCGCCGAGATCCTGCGCAAGTTGATCCGGCAGCCGCATGCACCGGACGAGCCCGTCAACCGCGCGGTGCGTCGCGGCTGGCGGCTGAAACGCGAATTATTCTCCGACGAGGAATCATGACCAGGCTCATTTCGGCTTTTTGGCCGCCATCCGCTCGTCGCGAAACCGCTTCGCCCAGCCATCCTTGACCGCCACCGGGCTGCGTTCGAAGGCCAGCGCGTCGTCCGGCACATCGCGCGTAATCACCGAGCCGGAGCCGATATAAGCCCCGGCGCCGATCGTCACCGGCGCCACCAGCGACGAGTTCGAGCCGACGAAGGCGCCGGCGCCGATCGAGGTCTTGTGCTTGTTGAAGCCGTCGTAATTGCAGGTGATGGTGCCCGCGCCGATATTGGCGCCGGCCCCGATATGGGTGTCGCCGATGTAAGTGAGGTGATTGACCTTGACCCCGGCCTCCAGGATCGCGGCCTTGGTCTCGACGAAATTGCCGATCCGCGCGCCGTCCCCGACCTTGGTCCCCGGCCGCAGCCGCGCATAGGGGCCGATCGAGGCATTCCGGCCGATCGCGGCCTGCACCAGATGCGAGAAGGCGTGAATCACCGCGCCGTCGGCAATGCTGACGCCCGGCCCGATCACCACGTAATGCTCGATCGTGACGTCGCGGCCGAAACTGGTGTCGGCGGCGAGATAGACGGTTTCGGGCGCGATGATGGTGACGCCGGCGTCGAGCGCCGCCTTGCGCAATCGCGCCTGCATGATCGCCTCGGCCTCGGCGAGCTGCGCCTTGGTGTTGATGCCGCGGACCTCGTCTTCGGCGGTCTCGATCACGCAGGCCTGCAGGCCCATCGCGCGGACCACTTCGACCGCATCGGTCAGATAGTATTCGCCCTTGCTGTTCGCCTTGCCGATCTTCTCGATCACGGCCAGCGCGGTCCTGCCGTCGAACGCCATCATCCCGGCATTGCACAGATCGACCGCTCGCTCCGCGGGCGTGGCGTCGGCATGTTCGCGGATCGCCACCAACTGGTCGCCCTCGACCAGCAGCCGGCCGTAACCGGTCGGATCCTTGGCGCGAAAGCCCAGCACCGCCAGCGCCGCGCCGGCCTTCAGCGGCGCCCGCAGACGTTCAAACGTCTCGGCCGAGATCAGCGGCGTATCGCCGAAAGCGACCAGCAGATCATCGGCGCCGTTGGCAATGGCTTGTTTG
Coding sequences:
- the recG gene encoding ATP-dependent DNA helicase RecG gives rise to the protein MRPELLNPLFVPVTTIPGIGPKMDKLLRFLLGRDETPRIADLLLHLPVSVIDRRARPKIRDAEIGKMVTLEVTVDRHRPAPAGRARVPHLVYASDDTGDVVITYFRAYPGQVEKILPVGEKRFVSGTTQLFDGVLQITHPDRVIDEEGFAKLSGIDPVYPLTQGLAIGALRKAVGLALTKLPELPEWISPEVLRRCSFPSLWEALHRVHVPNEMTDVLPEGPFWSRLAFDELLAGQLALALVRAQVRRPAGDRNAGDGHLRHKIIDALPYALTKSQQEASAAIAEDLTKPMRMLRLLQGDVGSGKTVVALLAAAAVAEVGKQTALMAPTEILARQHIKTITPLAERAGMRVAILTGREKGRERKDILARLAAGEIDMLVGTHALIQDDVIYKSLALAVVDEQHRFGVRERLTLTNKGSAVDVLVLSATPIPRTLVLTYFGDMDVSELREKPAGRQPIETRTMSSSRLKEVIDGVGRQIAAGKLVYWIVPLVEESEMDGPKLTNAEERFDSLQQLFGDKVGLVHGRMRGADKDAAMARFAAGETQVLVATTVVEVGVDVPAATIMIIENAERFGLSQLHQLRGRIGRGSEASNCLLMFREPLGEIAAKRLKVIKDTTDGFRIAEEDLKLRGEGDVLGTRQSGMPGFRIARPEVHAQLVTQARDEALRILQDDPKLKGERGEALRCLLYLYERDEALPLIGAG
- a CDS encoding response regulator transcription factor, encoding MRVLLVEDEPEMAAALATALRDHDMVVDLVADLGLAEEALRIATYSAVLLDRQLPDGDGLKLIPKLRASGLQTPIIVLTARGEIADRVAGLDGGADDYLSKPFAIAELLARLRAVLRRPGDLPDETLKLGRLAYDGAHRQASVAGVALNLPRRELLVLEALLRRAGRTVARSVLDDAVYGFDDEIQSNALDTHVSRLRRKLADADAGIEIHAIRGIGYLINSQS
- a CDS encoding sensor histidine kinase, translating into MTTLTRNSLRWVLVRRLIVLQATVLAILVAVVFAALWAGGYLVAPEPEDRTLDAISDAIARDTSGGIVIRETPALSNLYAESPDLWFQVRDRSGHVASVGKIPAEFARIGGALDEIGQARLGWTVGDAPRAPARMRWLETPAGAVQILTGSGATLPWQWLATAVVKVLASVILPIGAMMAVTTLLATPIVVRRALDGLRQTAAEAVRIDIDRRATRLSLDQVPQEIAPLVRAVNDALARLDDGVERRQRFLANAAHEVRTPIAILQTRIETLAPGPQTTRLLEDVKRLSVLADQLLDVERLEQTAASHAIVDLVGIARHVTADLAPLAIGAGYEIAFETTVPHAKMLGDEGALQRAIANLIQNAIQYGGRSGRIVVRVTPSSISVTDSGAGIAPADRERVFEPFYRSSAATRGAGLGLNLVREIARLHDGRVVIDDGDEGGACVTISFGQRRPHL
- a CDS encoding class I SAM-dependent methyltransferase, with the translated sequence MMTQEINAATGPVLELGPGTGVFTKALLARGVSERDLTLIEYGSDFIRTLQLRFPAARVLWMDAAWINSHKVFENNSFGAVVSGLPLLNITPTKVEAILRGVFSSLKEDGVMYQFTYGVSSPVHHELLERLGLHASCVGRVLLNVPPASVYRIVRRAPNAGVTP
- a CDS encoding DedA family protein, whose product is MNFAAAHLPDALVACIGAGPLGIGLIGLAEKLCPVVPSYLLFVVTGVVLAAGNGNPVLALLAAAVGSTAGSLCWYGAGRKLGETRSNALVSRFGPWIHLSPTRYQFAVNAFHRNLLTISTIGQTIPAMRVFLAVPAGAIGVSISRFLIGTFIGSVIWTAPLIIMGYFIGTSRADPASDALLLIVVLIALEVLAVTIWRRWRRRR
- a CDS encoding DUF502 domain-containing protein, with amino-acid sequence MDRNDLPPTMPVGDPVPETPRGFMGRIRTYFLTGLIVAGPVAITFYLTWWFVTWVDGLVRPFVPEAYRPEQYLPYNIPGSGLIVAFVALTLLGFLTANLIGRTLVDLGEKLLGRMPVVRAIYRGLKQVFETLFSGSGSSFRKVGLVEFPSPGMWSIVLISQPPSVEISNSLPGQDEYISVFLPCAPNPTTGFFFYVPKSKIIDIDMSAEDAATLIMSAGVVQPGSDPQKKIAALAEMANAARVANTGAVAQEPAKVE
- the glmS gene encoding glutamine--fructose-6-phosphate transaminase (isomerizing), translated to MCGIVGILGRGPVADQIVDSLKRLEYRGYDSAGVATLEGDHLERRRAEGKLKNLEATLAQSPLTGHIGIGHTRWATHGKPTVANAHPHAAGGVAVVHNGIIENFRELRMQLEAKGAVFASETDTEVVAHLVNSFVMNDASPQEAVKQALPLLRGAFALAFIFEGHPNLMIGARKGSPLAIGYGDGEMYLGSDAIALAPFTDDISYLEDGDWVVLNRKGAVVHDEHGKVVKREILKSGASSFMVDKANYRHFMAKEIHEQPEVVGHTLARYVDMASERVSLPVKLPFDFKDIQRISITACGTASYAGYVAKYWFERLGRVPVELDVASEFRYREAPVRKGDLAIFISQSGETADTLAALRYAKEQGMHTLSVVNVSTSTIARESETVMPTLAGPEIGVASTKAFTCQLMVLAALAVAAGKARGELSDADEAKLVHGLVEIPRLMAEALTTEPLIEKLARDIAKCQDVLYLGRGTSYPLALEGALKLKEISYIHAEGYAAGELKHGPIALIDENMPVVVIAPFDRVFEKTVSNMQEVAARGGRIILMTDAKGAEEATVESLVTIVMPDMASTFTPMVYAIPVQLLAYHTAVIMGTDVDQPRNLAKSVTVE
- the glmU gene encoding bifunctional UDP-N-acetylglucosamine diphosphorylase/glucosamine-1-phosphate N-acetyltransferase GlmU, which gives rise to MTGRTSLTIVLAAGEGTRMRSSTPKVLHQVAGQSLLAHVLGAAPAGPGSALAVVVGPDHQPVADEATRARPDAATFIQRERLGTAHAVLAAKQAIANGADDLLVAFGDTPLISAETFERLRAPLKAGAALAVLGFRAKDPTGYGRLLVEGDQLVAIREHADATPAERAVDLCNAGMMAFDGRTALAVIEKIGKANSKGEYYLTDAVEVVRAMGLQACVIETAEDEVRGINTKAQLAEAEAIMQARLRKAALDAGVTIIAPETVYLAADTSFGRDVTIEHYVVIGPGVSIADGAVIHAFSHLVQAAIGRNASIGPYARLRPGTKVGDGARIGNFVETKAAILEAGVKVNHLTYIGDTHIGAGANIGAGTITCNYDGFNKHKTSIGAGAFVGSNSSLVAPVTIGAGAYIGSGSVITRDVPDDALAFERSPVAVKDGWAKRFRDERMAAKKPK